A stretch of Eleutherodactylus coqui strain aEleCoq1 chromosome 2, aEleCoq1.hap1, whole genome shotgun sequence DNA encodes these proteins:
- the LOC136610528 gene encoding histone H2A type 1-like: MSGRGKQGGKVRAKAKTRSSRAGLQFPVGRVHRLLRKGNYAERVGAGAPVYLAAVLEYLTAEILELAGNAARDNKKTRIIPRHLQLAVRNDEELNRLLGGVTIAQGGVLPNIQAVLLPKKTESSKKSK; encoded by the coding sequence ATGTCTGGACGCGGCAAACAAGGAGGCAAGGTTCGTGCTAAGGCCAAGACCCGCTCGTCCCGGGCAGGACTGCAGTTCCCCGTCGGCCGTGTGCACAGGCTTCTCCGCAAGGGCAACTATGCTGAGAGGGTGGGTGCTGGCGCTCCGGTCTATCTGGCAGCTGTGCTGGAGTATCTGACCGCTGAGATCCTGGAATTGGCTGGCAATGCCGCCCGGGACAACAAGAAGACCCGCATCATCCCCCGTCACCTCCAGCTAGCCGTGCGCAACGACGAGGAGCTGAATAGGTTGCTGGGTGGGGTGACCATCGCCCAGGGAGGCGTCCTGCCAAACATCCAGGCTGTGCTGCTGCCCAAGAAGACTGAGAGCAGCAAGAAAAGCAAGTGA
- the LOC136610527 gene encoding histone H2B: MPDPAKSAPAAKKGSKKAVTKTQKKDGKKRRKTRKESYAIYVYKVLKQVHPDTGISSKAMGIMNSFVNDIFERIAGEASRLAHYNKRSTITSREIQTAVRLLLPGELAKHAVSEGTKAVTKYTSAK, encoded by the coding sequence ATGCCTGATCCCGCCAAGTCTGCTCCAGCGGCCAAGAAGGGCTCCAAGAAAGCCGTGACCAAGACTCAGAAGAAGGATGGTAAGAAGCGGAGGAAGACCAGGAAGGAGAGCTATGCCATCTATGTGTACAAGGTGCTGAAGCAGGTCCACCCCGACACCGGCATCTCCTCCAAGGCCATGGGCATCATGAACTCCTTCGTCAATGACATCTTTGAGCGCATCGCAGGGGAAGCCTCCCGCCTGGCTCACTACAACAAGCGCTCCACCATCACCTCCCGGGAGATCCAGACTGCCGTGCGCCTGCTGCTGCCCGGAGAGCTGGCCAAGCACGCCGTGTCTGAGGGCACCAAGGCCGTCACCAAGTACACCAGCGCCAAGTAA